One Takifugu rubripes chromosome 19, fTakRub1.2, whole genome shotgun sequence genomic window carries:
- the iqsec1b gene encoding IQ motif and SEC7 domain-containing protein 1 isoform X10, with product MLERKYGGRFITRHAARTIQTAFRQYQMNKNFERLRSSMSENRMSRRIVLSNMRMQFSFEGPEKVHSSYFEGKQVSLTDDRTKLGPRVQTEPGGEMCLQAKAPATQSDFSDAITELEDAFSRQVKSLAESIDDALNCRSLHGDDGPTEPRRLHQDLDREVCCPVKPSHSVADHRKLDEMTASYSDVTLYIDEEELSPPLPLSQSVDQHSSTESDLRQRSLSASQDYWSLAHKEEKGDTDTSCRSTPSLECQEQRLRVDHLPLLTIEPPSDSSVELSDRSDRSSLKRQSAYERSLVNQQSSPKHVSHSLPPRGPPRDDDASLHRPRQLEAHLAINGTANRQSKSESDFSDGDNDSINSTSNSNDTINCSSESSSRDSLREQTLSKQTYHKETRNSWDSPAFSNDIIRKRHYRIGLNLFNKKPEKGIQYLIERSFVPDTPVGVAHFLLQRKGLSRQMIGEFLGNRQKQFNRDVLDCVVDEMDFTAMELDEALRKFQAHIRVQGEAQKVERLIEAYSQRYCICNPGVVRQFRNPDTIFILAFAIILLNTDMYSPNVKPERKMKLEDFVKNLRGVDDGEDIPREMLVGIYERIRKRELKTNEDHVSQVQKVEKLIVGKKPIGSLHHGLGCVLSLPHRRLVCYCRLFEVPDPNKPQKLGLHQREIFLFNDLLVVTKIFQKKKNSVTYSFRQSFSLYGMQVLLFENQYYPNGIRLTSAIPGADTKVLINFNAPNPQDRKKFTDDLRESIAEVQEMEKYRIESELEKQKGLVRPSMSQSSGLKKETGNGNLSRASLDDSYAIGEGLKRSALSSSLRDLSEAGKRGRRSSAGSLDSNMEGSIISSPHMRRRPPSSRDCPSRHSGQSLPSSSSLLGSLFGTRRLKSPSPTPQTLHPTLISHTPHPANLHHTARGETDTPAPVHHAQFCHMTQNPPPYHHHHHYHPPAHLQHPPHQYHPPPPQGQQQPYPPHAAHGHGGHPSHPSHHHGPPPAPSQTSSSTKSKHSGISTVV from the exons ATGCTAGAGCGTAAATATGGTGGGCGTTTCATAACCCGGCACGCAGCCCGCACCATCCAGACAGCCTTCCGTCAGTACCAGATGAACAAGAACTTTGAGCGTCTCAGAAGTTCTATGTCTGAGAACCGTATGTCCAGAAGAATCGTCTTGTCCAATATGAGAATGCAGTTTTCCTTCGAAGGACCTGAAAAAGTCCACAGCTCTTACTTCGAGGGAAAGCAAGTGTCGCTGACGGACGACAGAACCAAACTGGGACCGCGGGTGCAGACGGAGCCTGGGGGGGAGATGTGCCTACAGGCCAAGGCTCCTGCGACACAGAGCGACTTCAGCGACGCCATCACCGAGCTGGAGGACGCCTTCTCCAGGCAGGTCAAATCTCTGGCCGAGTCCATCGACGACGCTCTGAACTGTCGCAGTCTCCACGGCGACGACGGCCCGACGGAGCCCAGGAGGCTCCACCAGGACCTGGACAGAGAGGTGTGCTGCCCGGTCAAGCCCTCCCACAGCGTCGCGGACCATCGAAAGCTGGACGAGATGACGGCGTCCTACAGCGACGTCACCCTTTACATCGACGAAGAAGAACTGTCAccacctctgcctctgtctcagTCCGTGGACCAGCACTCCAGCACCGAGTCGGACCTGCGCCAGCGTTCGCTCAGCGCTTCCCAGGACTACTGGTCCCTGGCTCacaaggaggagaagggggacaCGGACACCAGCTGCCGCAGCACTCCGTCTTTGGAGTGTCAGGAGCAGCGTCTGCGCGTGGACCACCTCCCTTTGCTCACCATCGAGCCTCCCAGCGACAGCTCCGTGGAGCTGAGCGACCGCTCCGATCGCAGCTCGTTGAAGAGGCAGAGCGCTTACGAGCGGAGCCTGGTCAACCAGCAGAGCAGCCCCAAACACGTCAGCCACAGCCTCCCGCCCCGAGGGCCCCCCAGGGACGACGACGCCTCCCTCCATCGGCCGCGCCAGCTGGAGGCTCACCTCGCCATCAACGGCACCGCCAACCGCCAGAGCAAGTCGGAGTCGGACTTCTCCGACGGGGACAACGACAGCATCAACAGCACTTCCAACTCCAACGACACCATCAACTGCAGCTCCGAGTCCTCGTCCAGAGACAGCCTGAGGGAGCAGACGCTCAGCAAGCAGACGTACCACAAAGAGACGCGCAACAGCTGGGACTCGCCCGCCTTCAGCAACGACATCATACGCAAGCGCCATTACCGCATCGGCCTAAACCTCTTCAACAA aAAACCAGAGAAAGGCATCCAGTATCTGATAGAGCGAAGCTTTGTTCCAGACACTCCTGTGGGCGTggctcacttcctgctccagaggAAAGGCCTGAGCAGGCAGATGATTGGCGAGTTCCTGggaaacagacagaagcagtTTAATCGGGACGTCCTTGA CTGCGTGGTGGATGAAATGGACTTCACGGCCATGGAGCTGGATGAGGCGCTCAGGAAATTCCAGGCTCACATCCGCGTTCAGGGGGAGGCGCAGAAGGTGGAGCGGCTGATCGAGGCCTACAG CCAACGCTACTGCATCTGCAACCCCGGGGTGGTGCGGCAGTTCCGGAACCCTGACACCATCTTCATCCTGGCCTTCGCCATCATCCTCCTCAACACCGACATGTACAGTCCCAACGTAAAGCctgagaggaagatgaagctggAGGACTTTGTGAAGAACCTCCGAG GAGTGGATGATGGGGAGGACATCCCCCGAGAGATGCTCGTAGGCATTTACGAGCGGATCCGCAAACGGGAGCTCAAGACTAACGAAGACCACGTGTCCCAGGTTCAGAAGGTGGAGAAACTCATCGTTGGAAAAAAGCCC ATCGGCTCCTTACATCACGGGCTGGGCTGT gtgctgTCGTTACCCCACAGGAGGCTGGTCTGTTACTGCAGACTCTTTGAGGTTCCTGACCCCAACAAACCCCAGAAGTTGGGCCTCCACCAGAGGGAGATCTTTCTCTTCAACGACCTGCTAGTG GTTACAAAGATTTTCCAAAAGAAGAAGAACTCTGTGACGTACAGCTTCCGGCAGTCCTTCTCGCTTTACGGCATGCAAGTGTTGCTCTTTGAGAATCAGT ATTATCCCAACGGAATCCGTCTGACCTCAGCCATCCCTGGAGCCGACACGAAGGTGCTCATCAACTTCAACGCCCCCAATCCTCAGGACCGCAAAAAGTTCACCGACGATTTGCGTGAATCTATCGCGGAAGTCCAAGAAATGGAGAAGTACAGGATAGAGT ctgagctggagaagcagaagggGCTGGTGAGGCCCAGCATGTCCCAGAGTTCAGGCTTGAAGAAGGAAACGGGGAATGGCAACCTGAGCCGGGCGAGCCTGGACGACAGCTACGCCATCGGCGAAGGCTTGAAGAGGAGCGCCCTGAGCAGCTCCCTGCGGGACCTGTCTGAAGCAG GCAAGCGTGGAAGACGCAGCAGTGCAGGATCACTAGACAGCAATATGGAA GGCTCCATCATTAGCAGCCCCCACATGAGGCGGAGGCCCCCCTCCAGCCGGGACTGCCCGTCCCGCCACAGCGGCCAATCCCTGCCCAGCTCGTCCTCGCTGCTCGGGTCTCTGTTCGGAACCAGGCGGCTGAAGTCCCCCAGCCCCACCCCTCAGACCCTGCACCCCACCCTGATctcccacaccccccaccctgCCAACCTGCACCACACCGCCCGAGGGGAGACAGACACGCCGGCGCCCGTTCACCACGCCCAGTTCTGCCACATGACCCAGAACCCCCCACcgtaccaccaccaccaccactatcaCCCGCCGGCCCACTTGCAGCACCCCCCTCACCAGTATCACCCTCCCCCACCTCAAGGCCAGCAGCAGCCGTACCCACCTCACGCCGCCCACGGCCACGGGGgccacccctcccacccctcccaccaccacgGGCCGCCACCAGCGCCCTCtcagaccagcagcagcaccaaatcCAAGCACAGCGGCATCAGCACGGTGGTCTGA